One window of the Leptotrichia massiliensis genome contains the following:
- a CDS encoding cysteine desulfurase family protein has protein sequence MKIVYLDNAATTKMSNKVIAEMTKSFSENYGNPSSVHTLGQWAKSAVERARHIIAQNLKVETTEIVFTSGGAEGNNLVIRGFLKANKGKGKHIITSKIEHSTVLKTFEQLENEGYEVSYISVDENGVVDIEELKQELREDTALVSIMFVNNETGVIQPIKQIGEILEERNIFFHTDAVQAIGKLEILPKNLKIGALTATAHKFYGPKGAGFVFIDKKYSVEKEIWGGSQERNRRAGTENVHGILGLGVALEEVYENLEEMLEKEDKLQNYLENKLKTEIKKLGKKIRINGEKTNRIKTTTNVYIEGVDIQMLLVALDLRGICISGGSACMSGSLENSHVLKAMGLNDEELKGSFRISIGKDTTIEDIDYFVENLIEVIL, from the coding sequence ATGAAAATAGTATATTTAGATAATGCCGCAACTACAAAAATGTCTAACAAAGTGATAGCAGAAATGACAAAATCGTTTAGTGAAAATTATGGAAATCCATCGTCTGTGCATACTTTGGGACAATGGGCAAAATCAGCTGTGGAAAGGGCAAGACATATTATAGCACAGAATTTGAAGGTTGAAACAACTGAAATTGTATTTACATCTGGCGGAGCTGAAGGGAATAATCTTGTGATAAGAGGATTTTTGAAGGCGAATAAGGGTAAAGGGAAACATATTATAACATCTAAGATTGAGCATTCTACAGTTTTGAAAACCTTTGAACAGCTGGAAAATGAAGGATATGAAGTTTCATATATTAGCGTTGATGAAAATGGAGTTGTGGATATTGAAGAATTGAAGCAGGAATTGAGGGAAGATACGGCACTTGTTTCGATAATGTTTGTGAATAATGAAACTGGTGTTATTCAGCCAATTAAGCAAATTGGGGAAATTTTGGAAGAAAGAAATATATTTTTTCATACGGATGCGGTTCAGGCAATAGGGAAATTGGAAATTTTGCCAAAAAATCTGAAAATAGGAGCTTTGACGGCAACAGCTCATAAATTTTACGGGCCTAAGGGAGCAGGATTTGTATTTATTGATAAGAAATATTCAGTTGAAAAGGAAATCTGGGGCGGATCGCAGGAAAGGAACAGACGGGCTGGAACAGAAAATGTTCACGGAATTTTGGGACTTGGCGTGGCACTTGAGGAAGTTTATGAAAATTTGGAAGAAATGTTAGAAAAAGAAGATAAACTGCAAAATTATCTAGAAAATAAACTGAAAACTGAAATTAAAAAATTAGGTAAAAAAATACGGATAAATGGAGAAAAAACCAATAGAATAAAAACAACAACGAATGTCTACATAGAAGGAGTGGATATTCAAATGCTGCTAGTAGCACTGGATTTAAGAGGAATCTGCATAAGCGGCGGTTCAGCCTGCATGTCGGGCTCGCTTGAAAATTCACATGTTTTGAAAGCTATGGGGCTTAATGACGAGGAATTGAAAGGTTCATTTAGAATTAGCATTGGGAAAGATACCACTATTGAAGATATAGATTATTTTGTGGAAAATTTAATTGAAGTTATTTTATAA
- a CDS encoding metallophosphoesterase family protein, with amino-acid sequence MKRNKKKKYKFLCVSDIEILADMEEDFLKQRFKDIDFIMSAGDVSNNYLDYLVSVLNKDLICVNGNHTYNRDCPIEFAKVINGKFIKYKGLRILGLDGSKVYSFQEHQYSESQMKMKILKNIFFLRKGVDIVLSHASPEGIHDRDDGVHNGFRVFHKVIQHFKPKLWIHGHIHLSNFMNYQDTKVGDTMVSNTFGYRIFTIEK; translated from the coding sequence ATGAAGAGAAATAAAAAGAAAAAATACAAGTTTCTGTGTGTTAGTGATATTGAGATTTTGGCGGATATGGAAGAGGATTTCTTGAAGCAGAGATTTAAGGATATAGATTTTATAATGTCTGCTGGAGATGTTTCCAACAATTATCTGGATTATCTTGTTTCGGTTTTAAATAAAGATTTGATTTGCGTTAATGGAAATCATACGTATAATAGGGATTGTCCGATAGAATTTGCAAAGGTAATTAATGGTAAATTTATAAAATATAAGGGACTGCGGATATTGGGGCTTGATGGGAGCAAGGTTTATTCGTTTCAAGAACATCAATATAGTGAAAGTCAGATGAAAATGAAAATTTTAAAAAATATTTTTTTTCTTCGTAAAGGTGTTGACATTGTTTTGAGCCATGCTTCGCCTGAAGGGATTCACGATAGAGATGATGGTGTTCATAATGGATTTAGGGTATTTCATAAAGTTATACAGCATTTTAAGCCCAAATTATGGATTCATGGACATATTCATTTGTCTAATTTTATGAATTATCAAGATACAAAGGTGGGAGATACAATGGTGTCAAATACGTTTGGATATAGGATATTTACTATTGAAAAATAA
- a CDS encoding DUF4032 domain-containing protein, translating to MENRTLMSVLEAEEAYKKFLKSSRGIFGFNFKKKENLKSFSEIQKEENAYNSVNLGIKEVPLDKIVGSVEKYADFDKNFVPKNNVVKQRWINIYIGYTSDSMLPTVILYKIKDNYYVYDGNHRVSVAKFLNFATIEAQVEEFLPTKDTKDKVIYRENMIFEKETGLSDIFLSEPIKYKYLKEEIESYKNLLDKRKNENMDLKKAAKNWHINVFLPIKIILSENEIIKNYEGNPDDVFLFFLEHKYYLSKNHGKNVGYLYSVINFINLVKTNENKDLENICEIQTQELIEKCKKLEKIDNELINSNFKHEIQVEAELENEAVSYFRNAVEKLSNRYSSYLFESKKMANNEIWTYFAKYILNYIKILNTQKNNDFSNMNRESIIGENNFEKEQITKSKMEFDNIEVNTLNYILEVFLPIADIFLKINEKDCFVMDEYEKLQNDFFSLLKLKNLLKAEGKSTKYENIMTESIEIGINTKNKKVLFGVQEFLVLEKKKEFLKNLKNPKIFEGILKKCGEIKKYETYVKFFIALDNFGEEEFLKNLEKDLEEFYLQDDNVVEYKTEKVIKIENSSIFEHDYEIGFIDFFCNKFVD from the coding sequence ATGGAAAATAGGACTTTGATGAGCGTGTTGGAAGCAGAAGAGGCTTATAAAAAATTTTTGAAGTCTTCGAGAGGAATATTTGGATTTAATTTTAAGAAAAAGGAGAATTTAAAGTCATTTTCGGAAATTCAAAAGGAAGAAAATGCCTATAATAGCGTAAATTTGGGAATAAAAGAAGTTCCGCTTGATAAAATAGTAGGAAGTGTTGAAAAGTATGCAGATTTTGATAAAAATTTTGTTCCTAAAAATAATGTCGTAAAGCAGAGATGGATAAATATTTACATCGGATACACATCGGATAGCATGCTTCCGACAGTTATTCTGTACAAAATAAAGGATAATTACTATGTTTATGATGGTAATCACAGGGTTTCGGTAGCGAAATTTCTAAATTTTGCGACAATTGAGGCACAAGTGGAGGAGTTTTTGCCAACAAAGGATACGAAAGATAAAGTTATTTACAGGGAGAATATGATTTTTGAGAAGGAAACAGGACTTTCTGATATTTTTCTTTCAGAGCCAATAAAATATAAATATTTGAAAGAAGAAATTGAAAGTTATAAAAATCTTTTAGATAAGAGAAAAAATGAAAATATGGATTTGAAGAAAGCAGCTAAAAATTGGCATATAAATGTGTTTTTACCAATAAAAATAATACTTTCTGAAAATGAAATAATTAAAAATTATGAAGGTAATCCAGATGATGTTTTTTTGTTTTTTTTAGAACATAAATATTATTTGAGTAAAAATCATGGGAAAAATGTAGGATATTTATATAGTGTAATTAATTTTATAAATTTGGTAAAAACAAACGAAAATAAAGATTTGGAAAATATTTGTGAAATTCAGACGCAAGAATTAATTGAAAAATGTAAAAAATTGGAAAAGATTGATAATGAATTGATAAATTCTAATTTTAAACATGAAATACAAGTAGAAGCAGAATTGGAAAATGAAGCTGTAAGTTATTTTAGAAATGCAGTAGAAAAACTTTCTAATAGATATTCCAGCTATTTGTTTGAATCTAAAAAAATGGCAAATAATGAAATATGGACTTATTTTGCTAAATATATTTTGAATTATATAAAAATTTTAAATACTCAGAAAAATAATGATTTTAGCAATATGAATAGAGAAAGTATCATTGGGGAAAATAACTTTGAAAAAGAGCAAATAACTAAATCAAAAATGGAATTTGACAATATTGAAGTAAACACATTGAACTATATCCTTGAGGTATTTTTGCCAATTGCTGATATATTTTTGAAAATAAATGAGAAAGATTGTTTTGTTATGGATGAATACGAAAAATTGCAAAATGATTTCTTTAGTTTATTAAAATTAAAAAATTTGCTTAAAGCAGAAGGAAAATCTACTAAATATGAGAATATAATGACTGAAAGTATAGAAATTGGTATAAATACCAAAAATAAAAAAGTCCTTTTTGGAGTACAAGAATTTCTTGTTTTAGAAAAGAAAAAAGAATTTTTGAAAAACTTGAAAAATCCTAAAATTTTTGAGGGGATATTGAAAAAATGTGGAGAAATAAAAAAATACGAAACTTATGTAAAATTTTTTATAGCACTTGATAATTTTGGAGAAGAGGAATTTTTGAAAAATTTAGAAAAAGATTTGGAAGAATTTTATTTGCAAGATGATAATGTGGTTGAGTACAAGACAGAAAAAGTCATAAAAATTGAGAATAGCAGTATTTTTGAACATGATTATGAAATTGGATTTATAGATTTTTTTTGTAATAAATTTGTTGATTAG
- a CDS encoding DUF2207 family protein, with protein sequence MNKSYIIIIEIIVVLLVAVYSVLTWHFFGRDPKRKTVIPEFTEPDYISSMFVAYINGERDSKEIIKIGILSLILKGYISEVDEASTGNKKYVLNKKNRDNLKLRKETLFEEENNLLDVLSENELFENKLKMIGYKNRIVYFLEKKYERTIYKNNYIFFIPIIFGIAISIIFVLLQLLQGSFGSAVIGTMFIFIWLEYIHRMPKGILKILYVMVILGIIIAVMMYMQIYLGLSLFILGIIFLIYEKAIGKYTVSGRRKMEYIEGLKMYFETAEKNKIDKFETEEEKLNYFNRIFPYIIALKVEDEKIGIFKNSLDFLNIMGSYAEAQYYVNEYVDRKFPIFRRKYIFW encoded by the coding sequence ATGAATAAATCTTATATAATTATAATTGAAATTATTGTGGTTTTACTTGTTGCAGTGTACTCTGTCTTAACGTGGCACTTTTTTGGAAGAGATCCGAAAAGGAAAACAGTTATTCCTGAATTTACAGAGCCAGATTATATTTCTTCAATGTTCGTAGCATATATTAATGGAGAGAGGGATTCAAAAGAAATAATAAAAATAGGCATATTATCGTTAATACTGAAAGGATATATTTCCGAAGTTGACGAAGCTAGTACAGGAAATAAGAAGTATGTTTTGAATAAGAAAAATAGGGATAATTTGAAATTGAGAAAAGAAACTTTGTTTGAGGAAGAAAATAATTTGCTGGATGTTCTTTCGGAAAATGAGTTATTTGAGAATAAACTCAAGATGATTGGGTACAAAAATCGTATTGTGTATTTTTTGGAGAAAAAATATGAAAGGACAATCTATAAAAATAATTATATATTCTTTATTCCAATAATATTTGGAATAGCAATATCTATAATTTTTGTATTATTACAATTATTACAGGGGAGTTTTGGAAGTGCAGTTATTGGTACAATGTTTATATTTATATGGCTTGAGTATATACATAGAATGCCTAAAGGGATTTTAAAAATTTTATATGTAATGGTTATTTTGGGAATAATTATTGCCGTAATGATGTATATGCAGATTTATTTGGGATTAAGTCTATTTATTTTGGGAATAATATTTTTGATTTATGAAAAGGCAATAGGAAAATATACTGTTTCAGGACGGCGAAAAATGGAGTACATCGAAGGACTAAAAATGTATTTTGAAACTGCTGAGAAAAATAAAATAGACAAATTTGAAACCGAAGAAGAAAAACTTAATTATTTTAATAGAATATTTCCTTATATTATTGCACTTAAAGTGGAAGACGAAAAAATAGGAATTTTTAAGAATTCTTTGGATTTTTTAAATATAATGGGAAGTTACGCTGAAGCACAATACTATGTTAATGAATACGTAGATAGGAAATTTCCAATTTTTAGAAGAAAATATATTTTTTGGTAA
- a CDS encoding DUF2207 domain-containing protein, whose product MIFQDKKFSILFMFMVMFLFNSSRLVAVILHSEKIRNYEVTVQINKNGTLTVNEVIDYQFGEEFKHGIYRDIPLRSKRFGFDVHKSFIKMNWIKRDGKDEEYTKNHFYEGIRYRIGSETELVNLYKTESVYELNYDIYNAVFEKDGIYQVYYNAIGQFWNVPIEQASVIIRFPDGQKIKKNEIEKLEVYTGSYGEKGENYDILENDEEIHISTKELEAKNGLTFMLNLKTDKISPTLVDKLKIVYLSNPAIIILPFLLLFLTIYSIVTWKFFGKDPQGKSVIPEFNLPKDISPMFAAYINGERDTVEILNAGIFTLLTKGFIVANRVNGEIKYNKESKTVYTQETELAEEERMLLDSLSSEKNDIFGSEKRIYNKANSIIEILKDKYHKIIYKNNGSFLVPFYCAAPVFMIFIFSQTNFEIFNPFIILYILITLGSFFHRIWITVSKKLLIGLVIIVILGVSFYQGIEIFVFTTYFVILFIVYAKLIGKYTNEGLRKKEYLKGMKMYIKTAEENQIRKFDNVKELIEYFNGILPFAVALGVKNEAIKLMKKTIKLYNFDINESYINSHTHMYAYSNNSFTNIFSRSYSSGKSKIMSEKFSSSKSGSGGGGFFSGGGFSGGGSGGGGGGSW is encoded by the coding sequence ATGATATTTCAAGATAAAAAATTTTCAATATTATTTATGTTTATGGTGATGTTTTTATTTAATTCAAGCAGGCTTGTTGCAGTAATATTGCATAGTGAAAAAATAAGAAATTATGAAGTTACAGTGCAAATTAATAAAAATGGCACGCTGACTGTAAATGAAGTGATTGATTATCAGTTTGGCGAAGAGTTTAAGCACGGGATTTATAGAGATATTCCTTTGCGTTCAAAAAGGTTTGGATTTGATGTTCATAAGTCTTTTATCAAAATGAATTGGATAAAGAGGGACGGAAAGGATGAAGAATATACAAAAAATCATTTTTATGAAGGAATAAGGTACAGAATAGGTTCCGAAACAGAACTTGTAAATTTGTATAAGACTGAGAGCGTATATGAGCTGAATTACGATATTTATAATGCTGTGTTTGAAAAAGATGGAATTTATCAAGTGTATTACAATGCTATTGGACAGTTTTGGAATGTTCCTATTGAACAGGCAAGTGTTATTATAAGATTTCCTGATGGGCAAAAAATTAAAAAAAATGAAATTGAAAAGTTGGAAGTTTATACTGGAAGTTATGGAGAAAAAGGTGAAAATTATGACATTTTAGAAAATGATGAGGAAATACACATTTCAACAAAAGAGCTGGAGGCCAAAAATGGGCTTACATTTATGCTAAATTTGAAAACGGATAAAATAAGTCCAACTTTAGTAGATAAGCTAAAAATTGTATATCTTTCCAATCCAGCAATAATAATTTTGCCATTTTTATTGTTATTTTTAACAATATATTCTATTGTAACGTGGAAGTTTTTTGGAAAAGATCCGCAAGGGAAATCTGTAATTCCAGAATTTAATTTACCAAAAGACATTTCTCCAATGTTTGCGGCATATATAAATGGTGAAAGAGACACAGTGGAGATATTAAATGCAGGAATATTTACATTACTTACAAAAGGCTTTATAGTAGCAAATAGAGTTAATGGTGAAATTAAATATAACAAGGAATCCAAAACTGTGTATACACAGGAAACTGAGCTGGCGGAAGAGGAAAGGATGCTGCTTGATTCTCTTTCTTCAGAAAAGAATGATATTTTTGGTAGTGAAAAAAGAATTTATAATAAGGCAAATAGTATCATTGAAATTTTAAAGGATAAGTATCATAAAATAATTTATAAAAATAATGGAAGTTTTTTAGTTCCGTTTTATTGTGCAGCTCCTGTTTTTATGATTTTTATATTTTCACAGACAAATTTTGAGATTTTCAATCCTTTTATAATATTGTATATACTTATAACATTAGGCTCATTTTTTCATAGAATTTGGATAACAGTTAGTAAAAAATTGTTAATAGGATTAGTAATTATAGTGATTTTAGGTGTGTCTTTTTATCAGGGAATTGAGATTTTTGTTTTTACAACATATTTTGTAATATTGTTTATTGTGTATGCAAAGTTAATTGGTAAATATACAAATGAAGGCTTAAGAAAAAAAGAGTACCTGAAAGGTATGAAAATGTATATAAAAACAGCAGAAGAGAATCAGATAAGAAAATTTGATAATGTAAAGGAATTAATCGAATATTTTAATGGAATTTTGCCTTTTGCAGTAGCACTTGGAGTAAAAAATGAGGCAATAAAATTAATGAAAAAAACAATAAAATTATACAACTTCGACATAAATGAATCTTATATAAATAGCCACACTCATATGTATGCTTATAGTAACAACAGTTTTACGAACATATTTTCAAGAAGTTACAGCAGTGGAAAATCGAAAATTATGAGTGAAAAATTTAGTTCATCTAAGAGTGGCTCAGGCGGAGGAGGCTTCTTTAGTGGAGGCGGCTTCTCTGGCGGAGGTTCTGGCGGAGGAGGTGGAGGAAGCTGGTAG
- a CDS encoding DUF2207 family protein, producing the protein MEISLTQIIILLIMLLTLVIYSYITWKKFGKDSVDEIMSVSEPPKEISAMMATYINSSRKEIPDYLVYIGLLELISKGFVIIEDYVDLKKYNKVKKNLKMTEDEYEIKKDKKTVEIIDIEKYYRQITKKKYGFNMEKVNDYGCRQWELSEEERMVLEFLIEYDKDTILGHKKPIMNQLLKILEVLKEKFDGRGNYAFLYLIGIKSVNREKWDKRLYTSNWRFRIFYIIIIFLFGIFLFIFEGFEGIVPLIIFFPMYFWAMLLSGLIFVILKNKMFPMVIRLAVFILIGLFEVIILFFSGLMVYGLGISGIILTLVAILQFFYFKNIGKYTDRGIEVKRNLEGLKKYIKSGETRKFENIEELISYFKKILPFSQALKVQKHVVKMVEKSIEISGFNDKKEYIENMLNIFIYKNDKFMKSFGNEIFTNEILERARNDALGGNYYEEF; encoded by the coding sequence ATGGAAATAAGTTTGACTCAAATAATAATTTTATTGATAATGCTATTAACATTGGTGATTTATAGCTATATTACGTGGAAAAAATTTGGGAAGGATTCTGTCGATGAAATTATGTCGGTGTCAGAGCCACCTAAAGAAATTTCGGCAATGATGGCTACTTATATAAATAGTTCTCGGAAAGAAATACCAGATTATTTGGTATATATTGGATTGTTGGAGTTGATAAGCAAAGGATTTGTAATAATTGAGGATTATGTTGACTTGAAAAAATATAATAAAGTTAAGAAAAATTTAAAAATGACAGAAGATGAATACGAAATAAAAAAAGATAAAAAAACTGTTGAAATCATTGACATTGAAAAATATTATAGACAGATAACCAAGAAGAAATATGGGTTCAATATGGAAAAAGTCAATGATTATGGGTGCAGGCAGTGGGAACTTTCGGAAGAGGAGAGAATGGTTCTGGAATTTTTAATTGAATATGATAAGGACACTATTCTTGGGCATAAAAAGCCTATTATGAACCAGCTTCTTAAAATTCTTGAGGTTTTAAAGGAAAAATTTGATGGGAGAGGAAACTACGCTTTCTTGTATTTAATTGGAATAAAGTCTGTAAATAGGGAAAAATGGGATAAAAGGCTTTATACTTCAAATTGGAGATTCCGAATATTTTATATAATTATAATATTTTTGTTTGGAATTTTTCTTTTTATTTTTGAAGGATTTGAGGGAATTGTGCCATTAATTATTTTTTTTCCTATGTATTTTTGGGCAATGTTATTATCAGGTTTGATTTTTGTAATTTTAAAAAATAAAATGTTTCCGATGGTTATCAGGTTAGCAGTTTTTATTTTAATAGGTCTATTTGAAGTTATTATATTATTTTTTTCTGGACTTATGGTTTATGGACTTGGAATATCTGGGATAATTCTAACTTTAGTTGCTATTCTTCAGTTTTTTTATTTTAAAAATATTGGAAAATATACAGATAGAGGAATTGAAGTCAAAAGAAATCTAGAAGGATTGAAGAAATACATAAAAAGTGGTGAAACTAGAAAATTTGAGAATATAGAAGAGTTGATTTCATATTTTAAAAAGATTTTACCATTTTCACAAGCTTTGAAAGTGCAAAAACATGTTGTAAAGATGGTGGAAAAATCTATAGAAATATCAGGATTTAATGATAAAAAGGAATATATTGAAAATATGCTTAATATATTTATTTATAAAAATGATAAATTTATGAAATCGTTTGGGAATGAGATATTTACAAACGAGATATTGGAAAGGGCTCGTAATGATGCATTGGGAGGAAATTACTATGAAGAGTTTTAG
- a CDS encoding DUF2207 domain-containing protein — MKSFSNRKWKSIFSISFVFFALFFFNAKSLISEKIKNYEVTVQMNKNGTLTVNEVIDYEFDGSAKHGIYRDIPLRSKKNGVDIYKSYIKMNSIKRNGISEEYSTKLFDEGIRYRVGSADRFVENGVNRYEFNYVIYNAVFEKNGIYQVYFNAIGQFWQVPIEKAAVNIKFANGEPVLKNEIRQLDIFTGEYGQNGKDYITNLNNGTVEIKTNKVLEAYNGLSFRLNLKTDNISPTFWDKLQTLYYAHPLIAVGPIIIIILAIYGFVTWYIFGRDVDKKAIVPEFNIPKDISAMYAAYINGEREPKEILTIGVLSLLSKGYVEANDEEGNGRNVEYTLSDSRKSKPELAEEEKIVFNALSDNGYIFKKERSLYDASNKILKSFEREYKKKVYKDNNIFNIVFIVGMIIVFMISSTASGGTAGISDGISGAVSLVMVAIFFGIVLNTIFSIINNIYGNNSKFLKIIKWIAVLFFSLIYGVLNFIIIGIIMAMYAVYSKIIGRYTVDGMRKKEYLDGMKMYIKTAEANQIMKFNDVDELVAYFKGILPYAVALGVKNEVVKLMKNTIKLYDFDESTYSYINRGVHFNSYNNFFLSDMISRGYNNAYNEIAEERFSTLRENSRNSSGSGFGGGGFSSGGGFSGGGSGGGGGGSW; from the coding sequence ATGAAGAGTTTTAGCAATCGAAAATGGAAGAGTATTTTTTCAATAAGTTTTGTATTTTTCGCATTGTTTTTTTTTAATGCAAAATCATTAATTTCTGAAAAAATAAAGAATTATGAAGTTACAGTTCAGATGAATAAAAATGGGACTTTGACAGTAAATGAAGTGATTGACTATGAATTTGACGGTTCGGCAAAGCACGGGATTTATAGGGATATTCCATTACGTTCAAAGAAAAATGGCGTGGATATTTACAAATCTTATATAAAAATGAATTCAATAAAGAGAAACGGTATTTCTGAAGAATATTCTACGAAACTTTTTGATGAAGGTATTAGATATAGGGTTGGTTCTGCAGACAGATTTGTGGAAAATGGCGTAAATAGATACGAATTTAATTACGTGATTTATAATGCAGTATTTGAAAAAAATGGAATCTATCAGGTTTACTTTAATGCAATTGGTCAATTTTGGCAAGTTCCTATTGAAAAAGCTGCGGTAAATATAAAATTTGCAAATGGAGAACCTGTTTTAAAAAATGAAATTAGACAATTAGATATTTTTACAGGTGAATATGGACAAAATGGAAAAGATTATATTACAAATTTGAATAATGGAACTGTTGAAATTAAAACAAATAAGGTTTTAGAGGCATATAATGGATTAAGTTTTCGTCTGAATTTAAAAACAGATAATATAAGCCCAACATTTTGGGATAAATTACAGACACTTTATTATGCTCATCCTTTAATTGCTGTAGGACCGATTATAATAATAATTCTAGCAATTTATGGATTTGTAACGTGGTATATATTTGGAAGAGATGTGGATAAAAAGGCAATTGTTCCTGAATTTAACATACCAAAGGATATTTCTGCCATGTATGCGGCTTACATCAATGGAGAAAGGGAGCCAAAAGAAATATTGACAATCGGAGTGCTTTCATTGCTTTCTAAAGGTTATGTTGAAGCTAATGACGAAGAAGGTAATGGAAGAAATGTAGAATATACATTGTCTGACAGTAGAAAAAGCAAACCTGAATTAGCAGAAGAAGAAAAGATTGTTTTTAATGCTCTTTCTGATAATGGATATATATTTAAAAAAGAAAGAAGTCTTTACGACGCTTCAAATAAAATATTAAAATCATTTGAAAGAGAGTATAAAAAGAAAGTTTACAAGGATAATAACATTTTTAATATTGTCTTTATTGTCGGTATGATTATAGTTTTTATGATTTCGTCAACTGCAAGCGGCGGAACGGCAGGTATTTCTGATGGCATTTCCGGAGCAGTTTCTCTAGTTATGGTTGCTATTTTCTTTGGAATAGTATTAAATACGATTTTTTCAATTATCAATAATATTTATGGAAATAATAGTAAATTTTTAAAAATTATTAAGTGGATAGCAGTATTATTCTTTTCATTAATATATGGAGTTTTAAATTTCATTATAATTGGAATAATTATGGCAATGTATGCTGTTTATTCAAAAATAATTGGAAGATATACTGTTGATGGAATGAGAAAAAAAGAATACTTGGATGGCATGAAAATGTACATAAAGACTGCTGAAGCAAATCAGATTATGAAATTTAATGATGTAGATGAGCTGGTAGCTTATTTTAAAGGTATATTGCCTTATGCGGTAGCTCTTGGTGTAAAGAATGAAGTAGTAAAACTTATGAAGAATACAATAAAACTTTATGATTTTGATGAAAGTACATATTCTTACATAAATAGAGGAGTACATTTTAATTCATACAATAATTTCTTTTTATCAGATATGATTTCAAGAGGTTATAACAATGCATACAATGAAATAGCAGAAGAAAGATTTAGCACTTTGAGAGAAAACTCTAGAAATTCGAGCGGAAGCGGTTTTGGCGGAGGCGGATTCTCAAGTGGTGGAGGCTTCTCTGGCGGAGGTTCCGGCGGGGGAGGTGGAGGAAGCTGGTAG
- a CDS encoding LemA family protein has translation MSIVFILIGILVVLVVIGMGIYNKYIRLKNLNEEGWSGIGVYLQKRLDLIPNLVNTVKGYATHEKETLENVVKLRSQMMSIDTKDIDNIEKIQKLENEMTKTLRSIMMLQENYPDLKANENFLSLQSQLTQIETEIQSSRKYYNGTARDRNTFVETFPNNIFGGIFGFKKAEFFNAVEGAEKAPEVKF, from the coding sequence ATGAGTATTGTATTTATTTTAATAGGAATTTTGGTAGTTTTGGTTGTAATCGGAATGGGAATTTATAATAAATATATTAGACTAAAAAATCTGAATGAGGAAGGTTGGAGTGGAATAGGCGTATATTTGCAAAAAAGGCTGGATTTGATACCAAATCTTGTTAATACTGTTAAAGGTTATGCAACACATGAAAAAGAAACACTCGAAAATGTGGTAAAATTAAGAAGTCAAATGATGTCGATTGATACAAAGGATATTGACAATATTGAAAAAATTCAAAAGCTTGAAAATGAAATGACAAAAACGTTAAGATCAATAATGATGTTACAGGAAAATTATCCAGACTTGAAGGCAAACGAAAACTTTTTGAGCCTGCAATCTCAACTAACTCAAATAGAAACAGAAATTCAAAGTTCAAGAAAATATTATAACGGAACAGCAAGAGACAGAAATACTTTTGTGGAAACTTTTCCAAATAATATTTTTGGTGGAATTTTTGGATTCAAAAAGGCTGAGTTCTTTAATGCTGTGGAAGGAGCAGAAAAAGCTCCAGAAGTTAAGTTTTAA